GGTGATGGTGAACTACTGGATCTGGCATAGCGTTCCTAATTAGGGAAAGCGACTCTCTGCCGCTTAGCATTCGTGGTGCATAATCTACAAAGCTATCTCCACGCCCACCTCTAAGATAGTCAATGCTATATCACACCCTTTGGCGGCTTCTCGACACGAACCAACTTGAGGCGTTTTTGCCATTACATCAGCCCTTCCATATCACTACAGATAGCCCCACCAAGGCCCTTCTCAAACAGTCACACGATACTTCATCAAGATGCTAGGTCTCCACGAGATCCCTACCCTGCGTGCCAGTCAGGAAACATCACAAGCTTCAACGCTGGCGAGCCCAGCAGCCCTTGCAGCTCGCTTGCGGACCGCACATTCGGGAGTAGTGTTCAAAAGGGGTCGAAAATGAGGCTATAAATATGGCCGTTTTGTCGATACCTTGGTAgattttagttatattcaAGTGCCTGCTCAAGTTATAATGTTAACAAGTAACTTATAACAGTAGTGAGACAGACTCCCGCATTTTGACAGAGTACTGCCCGACCCATGAATCTGTGTGGAGTGGGTTTTACCACTTTCGGGAAGGCGGCTTGATAGGTTCGTGGAGGCGGTGAGCTCGATTCTGTCACTTGCGAATGGTGACAACTTCATTTAACTTCCCCCTCGAAGCCTTTCATTATATCCTGACTTTTCTCCTTTCTTATATCAAGTGGGTGAAATGTAAAGTGTTTTATCTTTGATACTTCGTATCGGATTCTGTTTGTCATATCTTCCTGTTTGGTTGCAATGTCTTTTGATTACAGTCAGCTCTCACATCAACTTCTGCCATCCTATGTCCCCCGAGCTTTCAAAGGATGATTTCTCACTCATCTCTCCAACCTTTCTCTGTCCCTTTGACTCCCCCCAGGGAAATCAACTCCGCTTCAAAGGAAAACGCCCTTCCAGCCACTTACGCAATGAATTCAGGCCCATGTACAGTTATCGAGAACGGGACTCGATGTGCATGTTCACGAGGTCTTTTTTTACTGGAACATGGAGTAAACTTTGAACTGTTGATATGCAAGACAAAGACGTGTAATCATTTACTTAAAGAACACCGGGCTGCTGATAATGAACCACCTCCGACTGAATCCTCTCCGACCGAATCCTCTCCGACCGAATCATCAGCATCTGCCGGCAATCCTAATCACACGCAATATCACTCCTTGGGATGTAAGTGTGCATACTCAGATCCTGTCCCCTCAGAGGCCATAGTCAAGAGCTGACAGTCTGTAAAAATGAATAGCTACTAGGTATAAAACGAGATGTTTACGCCAGGATACGGTGTCAAAACTTGCAGCCGCCGTTGATTCTCAAAATGTTATTCACATACGGGGGACACCAGCCAGCGGGAAAACGGTCCTGTCCCAACTGCTGCTGGACTACTACCTCACGAATAATAGAAAGGCGTTTTTACTTGAGGCATGGGAACCACTGGAAGCTTCCCAAAGCGGAGACCCTTGGACTCGATTCGGCTTGCACCTGCAACAAAAATATCCTAAATTCGATAAAACGTGGAAATCTGTTCCTGCAAACACTGTAATTCTTATTGATGAAGCTCAGAATTCATACCGGGACACGTACTTCTGGAACACGGTCATCAAGAGCCGAAGGTCTGGGGAAGGCaaagatataaagatttGTCTTTTCTGTTCCTACGGAAGCCCTTCGACAGGtgtggaggaagacgatAATGAAAATGGATTTACTCCAGTTACCTTCGGTCCCGCGCAGCGCATTACACTGACCCCTCAACTTGGCAAAGATTCGCCAAAAATTGGCTTGTTTTACACAGAAGATGAATTTTGTGAAGTTGTATCACTTCTGACGACAAACAAATTCGATGAACCCTTCACAATTGATAAGGCAGCTATGGACTACATATATGACCTGACAAATGGGCATCCCGGAGGGGTGACAGCCACGGTCGATTTTCTTCAGGATGTATGTACCGTTCTTAATTCTAACCCAGAAAGTGTTAAGCTTGCTTATGCAACTAACTCGAGTTCAGCGGTatcgcaatctcctcaaacacAAAAAGATCCGTACAATCACGATGGATCATGTTCTTAAAGTTTTgatggatgagaatgatTACTTTAGGTTTCTCGCGAATCATGCTGTTTATCGCTCATTTCCTAGAGGACGACGCCTTACATCTGAAGTTGCTGATGCATTGGGCAGGATTTTAGTCAATGGAAGCATACCATTCGATATTGATGATGCGGCCATGCAGAAATGCTATAAGAGAGGCTGGGTTCACCGGATAGCTGAAGGACAGATACCACTAACACATGATGTTGCTGTCCTGCCGTCGCGCTTGCATGAAGTGTAAGTTCTTATTTAGTATTCCTTGTCTTAATCTGACCCTGTCTTAGATGGCTTGAATGGTTCATGGGCAACAAGCCGAAGCATTTACCCGACAGATTCGACCAGTTACGTACATTATGCCAGGAGGTTCTCGAAAATTTTTCAAAGATTAGCCTGAGACATGCTGCTGAAGGCAAGAAAATCTCGACTGCAGCAAAACCCAGGCCCATGGAGGCGCAATATCAGGATGAATTTTATAGGGCATTTTGCAACGTGGCAGGCATCGGCGTACCTCTCTGTAGTGAATGGTCAAGGAGTGGTAATGGCCGAGTTGACTTTTACATTCCACAGAAGCAGTGGGCTATCGAGTTGCTTCGGGATTATGATCGGGTTGATGAACATATCTCCCGATTCTATCCGGGGGGGAAGTACTTTCCCTGGTtgcaggagaagaaggttgtaGACTGGATTATTATCAACTGTGCTTCCTCTCCCCCTACATGTTGTATGTTTCTATCTCGTATTGCTGTTTTTACCACTCTTCCTGCTAACATCGCAATAGCATATTCCGAGCAGAACCTCTGGACCGCCGTCTTTACCAATTGTTATTCTGATTTGAAAGTGTATGATCATCGAATGCGTCCTTTGTTTTCTGTTCCTCTCCACAATTAGGACTAGCTCCACTATTATAAGGCAACGTATAAGGGGACCATTAGCAAATCTTATACAAAAAGGGAATTTTCGGACCTAGTAATATACTTTACCACTAATTGCGGCTCTTGATTGAAGGAAATCCTCTGCACCTGGAGCTCCAACATACTGGCGAATCACGCATGCGGAGGACGAGTGGGCCGTCGACTCCGGTAAGATCTGTAATCAGAAAGGAAAGATTGGCAAGCGAGCCTCTCAACAGGGCTATTACCGTCAAGTCTATCAGATAGTCGACCAGGGGCCTTGCAGACTCTGGGTGCTCAGGAAATAGATTAGAAATTGTTAACAGGCGGGCCAGGAAGGCGTCATCCCTACCCTCCGTCAAGGAAACTCTACCGCAGAAGTAAAAGTCAACATACTCCACAAGGCTTTCTTTCTGGAGCTCCCAGCCCCTCCCAGAGGCTGGCCTCTCCGACATAGGTACAGAGAAATGAACGTGACCCTACCCAAGATCTCCCGCTCCCCGACATTAACAAGGAGGATGTGATCAAAGCCATCAAGCAAGCGCTCCCTGATAAAGCTCCAGGGCCAGAAGCTATCCCCAAAAAAATCTAGCAATACTCTAAAAACTATTTCACCATTTATCTCATTCTCACGGCCCTGTTTAATGCATGCATTCGACTTGGCTATAACCCACACCACTTCCAGACCTCGACAACAGCTGTTCTGCGCAAGGCAGCTCCCCAAGACTTTTGCCTGCCTAAGTTATACCACCCAATTGCTCTTCTCAATACTTTAGGCAAGATTCTAGAGTTAATTATCGCGCTTCGCATCTGCAGGTGCTTGAGGAACATGGCTTGCTTCCGCCCGGCCACCTAGGCGGTCGTGACGGCATCAGGTTGTCGCAGACTGGATCCCTTAACCTAGATCAAATCCTGCAGAGATATCACCTCCTAACCTTCAGCGGgaaataagtataaatttGCTGGATAGACTTTGTTTAGAAAACCCAACAAGTTAGTGACGAGACCTCTGATACCAGGGCCACTTAGGCTGTCTGGCTTGGAGTCTGGCTAGCTTTTTATTCTACCTCGAGAAAATCATGATAGACACGCTGCCTGATTTCTTAGTTTAGATGCGAATTATTGTCCACAAGCGCTAAAAAGCTAAATTAGGTATCGCTAGCGACCTTTGCGCACGCTGCTCTGCGAAAAGGCCACAAGTTCTACGCTAAAGGCCACGCACAACCGTGTTCTTTTCGCCGTAGTTCGTGGGATACGCCCGTAGGAAGAACCGAGAGGTCCTAGGTTCTATTCCACCGCTCTTCCCCAGAATCCTCAACTATTCATTCTCTTTCGACTCTTTTAGGCTTTCCAACCATCATTCACCCAACTATCGTTCATACTTGGTTGAACAGAAATTTTTGGTCAGTCCACGAGCGTACCGGGAAAGTCACCGTACTAGCTAGCCTCAACCATACTGGCGAATGCCCTCGGTGCACGAAGAGTAAACCACATTCATCCAGATTTATAACATACTAATACCAAAAGTTTGACATTATTTGAGATTTACACCGTAGTAATCTGTTCACACTACCCGCCTTCGAAGATAGGTACCAGTAGCACAAGTCGATCATATACACGCTATCTTTTGGCTTCaatcaccaccgccgccaagaTCGACCTCTAAGCTCATACTTATAGAAactgatgaagaggatctTATGCACTTTAACCACTGCCACTAGCGTGATCAGAAGGAAAACAGCACCATTCGCTAATCCCAAATCCAGGTTTCAACTAGGACAGATTGTAGCTGTCTATCATATCTGCGAGACGTGAGGCCTCTTCAGAGTAGTTGACGGGTCTTGCAAACGACACTTGATATCGAATACTGAGAATCGTATTATTAGCACTAAAGTCAAATATCACCTTAGACAATACACTCACCGTTGCTGGTCCCCATAATGGTCTATTCTTGCCCTGCATCCAAAAGTCCAGGTACGGCAATTGGCGTTTTGGATGATGTCACCAACTAATTTGTCGTCGTTCTGTTGCATTTCCATTAGTTGATCTGCACTTGTATCCATCATTAATCGGCCAACATCATCAAAACAGTTGAGATACAGCTGTCCAGTATGGTCGCTGACGTTAATAAGCATTATATATCGATATTCCGCTCGCGGGTGTGTCTTATCACAGCGCTCACATCGCCACTGGCCAGGATCAAGCTCTGTAACTTTCTTGTTGCAATCCTCTGAAAGGCATGCTGGGTAACACAGGTTGTCTTGCTTTATGTAGACGACAGTGGCTCTGAGCGAAAAATACGCTGGTTCCTCTGACATCCCAAGCTGCTCCTCTCGAACTTGTGCGATCGTCTTGAATCGATCGCGTTTCATTCCGGACATCGCCCCGGTCGATGGAGCATGAGAGGCAAAACTTTCGTCCCTACCCTGCGCGTCATACCAGCCTTTTAGTCtatgagcttcttcaatatcgGGATCCACGGTCACAGAGCCCGAACTGAGTAAACTCAAGCTCTTCCCGCCAAAGTCAGAAACTTTAACGCCCTTAAACGCCACCACAGATTCTAGTGTAGCGCCAAAGTTCATCGCCGTAGTGCCCCATATAGTCAAACGGACTGAGAACCCTGTGTTGTCAACCAAAGTAAGTTCACGTTTATCATAGGGTTTCTTTGTTGTTTTTGACACGATTTGGGTGGTATCCCCGACATCTTTCAACACTCCTATCACATCGATTGTGGTATCTTTCTCAACAGACTGTAGATCCCCAATAGTGGTGAAGTTAAAGCGCACTTGAGGAACATCATTCTGGTCTTCCGCCTGCATAAATATATGTTcagtaagaataataaacaaGTTTGAATTTAACTAACCTTCTCAACCAGGGTTTCTCGCTCAAAGGTAAGCTCATAGTCATTGTTAAGGTTTGTAAACTGCTTTTTAGCGATCTGAACACGGCATGGGCTAGATATGTAATAAACGCCCCCTTCTTGAAACAGATCATACAGAGCAGTGCATTGGTCATTGAACCCGGTGGCGCGTATTTCGCCACTATCATCTAGCAAATTGACACTGAAAAGCGTGCCATCGCCGCTTCTTCCATGCCAATGCTTGACAGGAGATTTGCTAGTGCAGCGCGCTTTAATCGTCCATTTATTGGCATAGGGGGAGAGGGCCTCTATGGGGTAAATAGTTGCGGTTGCAGGACCCTGCACGGGACGCATTTGCTGCGGTCGTGAGTTGACTTGTGAAGGTGCATTTTGGGGTTTGGCACCGTAAAACCCGTTGCTCGATATTGTTGTAGACTGTGgcttctcatcctcctccagtTTGTTCTCCAATGGTTTTGGCTCGCCGATTTTCTCCGCTTCCCCTAAGTCCTTGAGAACTTCGAGGTCAAGAATGATAAGAATTCTATGATGGTTAGTGCATGACCTTTGTCTCAAGATTGAAGCGTACTTTTTCCCTTTGACCGAGTTGGCCTGGAactgcttcagcttcacaAAGCATCCTTTGCGAAGTAACCCATCTGTCACAAAATGATTTGCCTCTAGATTCGGATAATCTGTTAGAGATCTTCGCCACCTGGCAGTTCTCATCTGCGTTTTAACATACGGATTGCAAGCATCGTCTGAACATAGTTTGATACATCGCTAAACACAACCCTATAACGCTCTTGGTTGTTTGTCTGGGGTGGCAACGGCTTGACTTGGACACATTGGACGATAGGCTCATTAAACTGAGGCTTTGTGCCATCAAAGATCGCACTAAGAGGCTATCGTAAGCAACCCTGTAGATAACAGATAGATAGCGGAAGGAGAGTCAGCTACCTAAGCGCTCCTACAGATATATGAGACGCTTGCGAAGCCATGGCAGCATCACACGTCTTTTGGGGAATGTTAGCTCGCTGCTGCACCCAAAGTGGTCAAGCTACGCGGGATAGACGCTAGTTGTGGGCAGGAACAACAGCTTGAGGAATTTTGGCTTAAGAATTCTGGTTTTCAACAATATTGAAGAAGTGTTGCATCCACATGGAGCTGAAAAAGTCAAGTCTTGTCCAGGGATGTGGAATTGATGTGTTGTGAAAGATAAAACGCGGACGCAAACTTACGCGCTGGGCAAGGCTGGACGCGTTGAGTGAAAGCTTACGTATATGGTCGTGTCTAACTAATGTTACGGTAGTTACTTACGGCGGGCTAGGTAATCCGTTGTTACCTAATGCCAGGCAGGAACAACGAGTCACCACTCGGGTCCATGCCACCATATGGTAGCCTGGTACGAGCCCCTCCATTTCCAATGATGGCTATGTAACTTTTACCCCACCTGATGATTTCACATCTCACTGCATACCTACGCAACTTGCCTGTGAAGTGTTCGTTGACAAGGTATCTACAGTTTCGCAGGAAGTTTTTAtatcttctttttcttttttttttgttcttttcttttgtttattCTCCATAATCTTGTTATATCAAGTCTGATTTTACCCTTCACCTACTTGTAAACGTCTATCATATTACATTCCAGAATGACGACCTGCTTGCATATTAATTCACCAAGTGAGTTTAATCTTTGGTTCCGGATGGCTGTAAATAAGCTAAATCTGTTTCGTGACAGACCTACAGTCGCCATCTACCTTTCAGGCTGTATATCGAGAAGACTGCACGCAGTGTTTTGACTCTATTGTCTGTGCTTCGTTTACCCGTTCCCCTCGCCTGGCTCTAACGAGTGGCAGGATGATGAACATGGCCTCAGTGTTTGCCTCTCCTGCTTCAATGGCGGTTGTGCTGGATCAAGGGACCATGCCCGTCTGCACTTCGAGCGCTTCGGTCACCCTCTAGCACTAAATATCCAAAGGACTCGAAAAAAGGTCCAGGTAAGCCGGTTTGCCAGTGTCTAGCCTTTTTATCCAATCTAATGCGGGATGCTAACGGATAACAGCGAGATGAGCCTCCACAAAAGATTTCCAAACTTACAATCAATGCGGAAACAGACGAGGATCGCTATGATACACGCACGCGTATCGTCTGCTATTCTTGTGGGCAAGATAATGTTGACGTTTCGACCGATAAAGTCCAATTAATCGTTAGAGACGTGATGAACGCAACGACATTTTCAAAAAAAGAGGAGATAAAGGCATGGGAGCAAGAGTTTACCCCTTGTGAACACACAGTTGGCTTGATTCAGCAGGAGCCCAAACCAATCGACTCACAAGGTAAGAATACTTCATAGACTCCTTTGATCGTGTCTAATTCGTCTTCATTAGGTCTTAGTCAGTGTTCGATGTGCGATTTGAAACAAAACCTCTGGCTCTGTTTACAATGTGGTAATCTGGGTTGCGGCCGCAGCCAATTTGGAGGTACAGGAGGTAACTCACACGGACTCGCACACTTTGATGCGACATCCCATGCTGTTGCCGTTAAACTAGGGTCCATAACTGCTGATGGCTCCGCTGATATTTACTGTTACAAGTGCAACGAAGAAAGAGTCGATCCTGAGCTTGCTGCTCACCTGTTTCATTGGGGAATTAATATAGCGAGCCGCGAGAAAACGGAGAAGAGCCTCATGGAAATGCAGGTCGAGCAGAATCTAAAATGGGACTTTTTAATGACTACGGGAGATGGGCATGATCTCAATCCAGTCTTCGGGGCAGGTCTCACAGGCCTGTCAAACCTCGGGAACAGCTGCTACCTCTCTAGTGTTATCCAGTGTCTTTTTGGTCTGCCAGAGTTTCAACGCAGATATCATCATCCCGGTGAAAAGCCACCTCTTTCTGAGACACCAGCTGAAGATTTCGAGACACAGCTCCGGAAATTGGCAGACGGAATCATCTCCGGGCGATATTCCCGAGCAGATGAAAAGACTGTGGCTTCTCCCGAACCTCGCGAGGTTTTGCATCAGAAAGGGTTGGCACCATCAATGTTCAAACACCTAATTGGACGCGATCATGTCGAGTTTTCGACTATGAGGCAGCAGGACGCCTTTGAATTTCTGCTCCATGTTTTCAAACATGTCAGCTTGTCCAAACACCCATCTGGGCTGATTAATCCTATCGAGTCTTTCAGGTTCAACTTGGAGCAGCGACTGCAATGCTTTAAGTGCAGGAGGGTCCGCTACAGACTTGACGAGCAGGATaacatctccatcccagTTCCCTCCCGCCGACAGGCCCATTCGGATTATACTAACGATAGCGATTCTTTTGAGCCCGTGACACTCTTTGACTGTTTGGACGCATTTACGTCTGAAGAAACTGTTGATCTTCGCTGTACTTCCTGCGATAGCCAAGAGAAATTCTCCAAAAGATCTGCCTTCAGAACGATGCCGGCAGAACTGGTAATTAATGCTCGACGATTCGAGTTGGTCAATTGGGTGCCAACCAAGCTAAATATTCCGGTCGATGTTAACGATGAACCCATTGATTTAAGTCATTATCTTTCCACGGGTCCTGCCGAGGGTGAAGATATGCTGCCTGATGATGGAGACGCGGACGGTGGCTTCCAAGTTAACATGGATCTGCTTAGTGAACTTCTTGGGATGGGCTTTCCACAGGTCAGGTGCGAGAAAGCTCTCTATTCCACGGGGAACGCAGACCTTGAAGCCGCGATGAATTGGCTCCTATCCCACTTGGAAGATCCCGATATCGATGAACCCATTAACAAAAAAAAGGCCTTGAAAAATTGGGCAGATGAACCGGATGCTACCAAGGTGGCTCAGCTAACCGATATGGGGATAGACGATTCTCGTGCGAGGCGGGCGTTGGTCGCCACAGGTGGTGATATCAGCCGTGCCATCGACTGGGTCTTCAGCCATCCGGACAATATGGATGAAAGCCCTACCGAGCAACAAGCCAGCGAGGGTTCCGGTGCCCTTCCAACACCTGGCTTCGATACCACTCCAGCGACCTACCAGCTTCAATCAATAATTTGCCACAAGGGCGCTTCCGTACATGCTGGGTAAGTCAGGGAAACTCCTCCGCAGTCTTGTGGCCGGATTAAGCTAACAACCCATGGTAGACATTACGTGGCATTTGTCAGGAAAGCTTTGCCAGGAAAGTCGGGACTTTCATGGGTAATGTTCAATGATGAAAAGGttgtggaggtggaggatgtACAAGAGATGAAAAAATTTGCGTACCTCTACTTTTTCTCTAGGTTATAGTATAGGAGAGAGATCGAAGGAACTACCAGGTGATTGGGAGGAGGATAATACAAGAGAGGCTGGATGGGTGTATTTCATTTGAATACATTGGTAGGCAGAGGGCATGTATGACAGACAGTAGATGGTATTTATGTACGATAAATACAAATATGCATGTAGACATGTGTGGCCGTACCGCCACCTACCTTATTGATATCCGAAGCCTACCTTTATTAATTTCCCTAAAGTTCTTGTCTAATACTGATTTAGACTAgcttattagttaattagttattctaatactactatttcTACCCGGCTgttcttattaattaataaagtatctttattaattttaataatcttataaagtaatagtatatttattaattagaaccttaaataattatttttattaattttattaagtttttttttgttgCAAGCTTACCTTGCTGTCGCCGCCTACCGTCATTTACCTGAACCCCGCGTTATTGGTAATACTATCCTTCCGGATAGTCtgtattattaatctttatagCCTACTATATAGCTCCTATCTTCTATAACTTTATTCTAGTTTCTTATTTAGTTTTCTTaactaatttactaatttataatatattaaaatattaacttGCTATAATTAGTAGCATATCCTAGGTTAAGCTAggattatctataaaatatacttatttaaattacttattttaattaatatctagagttattataatattaatactaataactttatctttcttatagatttattactaatctagtattctaattaatatactttgTATAAActatctcttctctttttgtGGCTGTACTGCCCGCTTGCTTTATCAATATCTAAAGCCTATTGTAGGATTGTTgaagtagttgaagatgatTCATTGAACGATAGGGACGGCCGGGTAGAAATAGCAGCATcagaataactaattaactatttaGCTAGTCcgaattagtactagtaagaaattatatagaaattaataaagatagactttaaatattaataataaagcaggcggtattattataaatatagattaaactaagaatatagTAATCTTATTAggtataaaaatagaataaaatattaaagaagaaaaggctTAGAGTaagacttaataaataaaataaaaaattaagtaaagtataaaataaatagatagaaaaataaaagatatataaaataaacttaaaataatcttaataaataaaagtaatataaaagactgtcgcaagacggcgatcttAGTGAATTGGTAAAGTGTTGATTTTACTAAACAACAAGATCTAAGAAGCGGAGCTAAAACTATTCAGCCGGAATAATGTAAACCCgttggtatataaatataataaatatatggTAATACCTGCCTGCTTGTCTTTATTAATTACAGCATACTTATTATCGCCTTActttactagtactaattcagcttagctaataattagttagttattctagaCCTGCTATTTCCGCATGGCTAtctatcttacttaattaattattttttttaataactttaacttCTATAAACTaatagtatatctattaatcaggatcttaaataattattttttattaattttattaagttttttctaaataaattattatataagttaaaatttaagttttatatacttttctactattttctaatattttaatatattttatattactatattactttatctttattctatttattatcctacttttatctaattttatttctaatttattaatttatattaattccttgcttagctttattaaatttatttttaatttattaaaaatttatattttaatttcttttttatattctaaattctttatttattttaatactagtaaaccTAGAGCTCTATCttactaaacttaaatattaattataagtattttataaaactttattaaatctttatatctagtaatttaatattctattaatttattttattaaatttattactacttatattttttttttttataaaaatatactaatatcttactttataaaaaattaattatttttttataaatattattattaataaatattattattaataaattttactattttattaagaatatatattataatcagTATCCTAATTATCTAGagtagattagattaatagatattctagaaactaataatataaatttaatatattttcttagtgtctatttatatactttatttattatattattatatatattttttattactagtaaagaTAAAGTTAAGACTATTATTCCTAAAGAttaactttattaagatattaaatttaatatatttttaactatacttatattatctactcttattttaataaattttaaattatctaattttttaaatactttatctattatttatcttatttaaatttattaaatatattcttactaaatatttagaaatatttattatttaattcttttaaattaagaattactAAGtttttcttaattatagttaattaacTTAtctctaaattaatattatttaatctagttaaAGTTATAACtctaattaaatacttttaatttaaattttttattaatttatttattatactttttattaattttaatattaagcttaaagcttatctatattattaattctaaatatatataagaaagtaagcttattattaatttataagcttattaaatactaatttaataatattaaatatttatataatattaaatactagttttaataaaaatattaattttttaaatttatatacagGCAGctctataaatttatttataaatataaattaagattttaaatctactatatataatcttatatatatattataataaatataagttattatataaaataaataagctaCTATTAATACCTGTATTATAGagtttaaattatattaatattataaatattatcttaaattatattattattctactactagtagtagactttctaataataaagattcttctaataataaaaatattaataatct
This is a stretch of genomic DNA from Aspergillus puulaauensis MK2 DNA, chromosome 8, nearly complete sequence. It encodes these proteins:
- a CDS encoding ubiquitin-specific protease UBP14 (COG:O;~EggNog:ENOG410PFVY;~InterPro:IPR038765,IPR016652,IPR001607,IPR009060, IPR018200,IPR001394,IPR015940,IPR041432,IPR028889, IPR013083;~MEROPS:MER0001881;~PFAM:PF02148,PF00443,PF00627,PF17807;~go_function: GO:0004843 - thiol-dependent ubiquitin-specific protease activity [Evidence IEA];~go_function: GO:0005515 - protein binding [Evidence IEA];~go_function: GO:0008270 - zinc ion binding [Evidence IEA];~go_process: GO:0006511 - ubiquitin-dependent protein catabolic process [Evidence IEA];~go_process: GO:0016579 - protein deubiquitination [Evidence IEA]); this encodes MTTCLHINSPNLQSPSTFQAVYREDCTQCFDSIDDEHGLSVCLSCFNGGCAGSRDHARLHFERFGHPLALNIQRTRKKVQRDEPPQKISKLTINAETDEDRYDTRTRIVCYSCGQDNVDVSTDKVQLIVRDVMNATTFSKKEEIKAWEQEFTPCEHTVGLIQQEPKPIDSQGLSQCSMCDLKQNLWLCLQCGNLGCGRSQFGGTGGNSHGLAHFDATSHAVAVKLGSITADGSADIYCYKCNEERVDPELAAHLFHWGINIASREKTEKSLMEMQVEQNLKWDFLMTTGDGHDLNPVFGAGLTGLSNLGNSCYLSSVIQCLFGLPEFQRRYHHPGEKPPLSETPAEDFETQLRKLADGIISGRYSRADEKTVASPEPREVLHQKGLAPSMFKHLIGRDHVEFSTMRQQDAFEFLLHVFKHVSLSKHPSGLINPIESFRFNLEQRLQCFKCRRVRYRLDEQDNISIPVPSRRQAHSDYTNDSDSFEPVTLFDCLDAFTSEETVDLRCTSCDSQEKFSKRSAFRTMPAELVINARRFELVNWVPTKLNIPVDVNDEPIDLSHYLSTGPAEGEDMLPDDGDADGGFQVNMDLLSELLGMGFPQVRCEKALYSTGNADLEAAMNWLLSHLEDPDIDEPINKKKALKNWADEPDATKVAQLTDMGIDDSRARRALVATGGDISRAIDWVFSHPDNMDESPTEQQASEGSGALPTPGFDTTPATYQLQSIICHKGASVHAGHYVAFVRKALPGKSGLSWVMFNDEKVVEVEDVQEMKKFAYLYFFSRL